AGCACGTTTTTACCGGCTTCCAGAGCGCGTTTCGCGTACTCAAAATGGCTGTCGGCGTGGGTACAGACGATCACCAGCCTGACCTCAGGGTCGTTCAGCACCTCGTCAAGATCGCTGGTGAAATGAATATGGGAGTACTGGGGGGGACTGCTCTTCCGGTTTCGGGTGGCGGCGGAAGATATGCGCCACATGCCAGCTGGCTTTACGGGTGAGAACGTACGGAAGGTGATAGCGGGTGGTGCTTTTGCCAAATCCAATAAATGCGCAGTGTAGTGTCATAGTGGTTTTCCTGGCTTAGGTCTCTGCTTTCAACCATAGCGCAACCTGGCGGTGAAATATATTTCTATAACGAATCCTAAAATGGCGGTCGGAACCTTGATCCTGACCGGAATTACCAGGATAAGGGGACGGCCAAAACCCCATGCTCGCGAAAGGAGTCGCGCTCATTTTCTATGGACAGAAAATATCTCGCGTTAAATAGCGCCCTTCTCTTCTGGCTGCTCGCGCTGGTCGCCTGGTGCTTAGATGCCCGCTTCCTGGCGTGGCTGTTCGCTGCAGTATCCTTGCTGAGCTTTGGCATCTCCCTTCTACTTAATCAGGTCAAGATCATGTTTAAAAAGAGTAAAACCCCCCGAGACTGGCAAGCCAGAAATCATCCTTCCTCCGGTGCCCGTCATTGAAAAAGAGCCTACCGCCACGGAGAAACACGGCACCACAGTTATTGCCAGCGATGTCCGCTTTGAAGGCAACGTCGTTTCCGGCGGTCACGTCTACGTTCACGGGACGCTTATCGGCAATATCGACTCTAAAGAGAGCCTGATAAAGATCATGCGTGGGGGTCAGGTGGAGGGGAATATCACCTGCCGGGAGCTGATCGTTGATGGCAAAGTGATGGGCCAGTGCAGCAGCGATGTCATTGAGATCTGCGAGAACGGTCAGGTCACGGGAACCCTTGCCTACCGCACTCTGGCGGTTAAAAAAGGCGGCCTGTTTTCCGGCCAGGCGGAGGTGCTACCGGCTGTCGCGGAAAAGACCAACGTGGTGGGCCTGATGAAAGAGAGCACCCCCGACCCGCTCGATCTCGTGCCGCTGCAAAAGCTTTAGGGCAAAAAAAAGCCAGCGATAAGCTGGCTAAAATAATACTGGAAGCAATGTGAGCAATGTCGTGCTTTCAGGTTTCCGTAGAGGTCTTCCTGAATGCAGGACAATAATAATCATTCTCATTCGCACTTGTCCACTCATTTTTTGCAAAAAATGCTTGTTGACTCACATTTCAATCTCATGGATGTTGAAAGGGAACCTAACTAACTGAGGAAGAAGGAATGAGTGAGATAGTGATACGCCACGTTGAAGCCGCCGATGCCGAAGCTTTACGCCTGATTAACGCCCATCCAGGGGTGTATCACGATACTCTACAACTTCCTCACCCTGCGATGGACATGTGGAAGGAACGTGTCGCGCAGAAACCCGGCAGACGCCAGCTGGTGGCCTGCCTGGACGGACAGGTTATCGGCCATCTGGTGCTGGACGTGATGGAAAATCCACGCCGCAGCCATGTGGCGACCTTCGGGATCGGTGTTTCAGCCGAGGTGCAGGGCCGGGGTGCGGGCAGCGCGTTAATGCGTGAGATGATCAACCTGTGCGACAACTGGTTGCGCATCGAACGCATCGAGCTGACGGTGTTTGTCGACAATGCCTCCGCCATTGCCCTGTATCGTAAATACGGCTTTGTGGTGGAAGGCACCGGGAAGAAGTTCGCCCTGCGTAACGGCGAGTTTGTGGATGCGCACTTTATGGCGCGGGTGAAGTAATCTCCCCCCTCACCCCGGCCCTCTCCCCATAGGGGAGAGGGTGTAGTATATCCCCTATGGGGAGAGGGTTAGGGTGAGGGGACAAACTCAATATCCCGCCGTCAAATCCCCCCGGCGTGCGTGGATCCGATGCGCCATACAGCGCGCCATCCGGCCCGACCATAATGCTCTGGGTGCTGCCCATCGCCTCTTTCACCGCCACCTTTTGCCCGCGCTGCTCCAGCAGCTTCAGCGTATCCGGGCTAAAGCCCTTCTCCACCCGCAGCTCATCCGGCAGCCACTGGTGATGGAAGCGCGGCGCGTTGGTGGCCTCTGCCACGTTCATCCCATAATCGATGCTGTTGACCACCATTTGCAGCACGGTGGTGATAATGCGGCTGCCGCCAGGGCTGCCGGTCACCAGCCAGGTTTTGCCGTCTTTCACCACGATGGTCGGTGACATCGACGACAGCGGACGCTTCTTCGGCCCCACGGCGTTGGCGTCCCCGCCCACCAGCCCGTAAACGTTCGGCACGCCCGGCTTGGCGGAGAAATCATCCATCTCATTGTTGAGCAGAATGCCGCTGTTGCCCGCCACGATCCCGGTGCCAAATACGGTATTCAGCGTGTAGGTCACCGCCACCGCGTTACCATCTTTATCCACCACCGAGAAGTGGGTGGTCTGGTTGCTTTCATAGGGTTCCAGCTTGCCCGGGCGGATCTCGCTAGAGGGTTTGGCTTTGTTGATATCGATCTGATCGGCCAGGGTTTTGGCATAGGCTTTATTGGTCAGCGCCTGCCACGGCACCTTGACGAAGTCCGGGTCACCCAGATACTCCGAGCGGTCGGCGTAGGCATATTTTTCCGCCTCGGCCATCACCTGCATCGTATCGGCACTGCCGAAACCAAATTTATGCATATCGAAGTTTTCGAGGATGTTGAGGATCTGCACGATGTGGATCCCGCCGGAAGACGGTGGCGGCATGGAGTAGACCTGATACCCGCGATAGTCCCCGCTAATCGGCGTGCGTTCCACCGCTTTGTACTCCGCGAGATCGGCTTTGGTGATCAACCCACCGTTCTTACTCATCTCTTCGGCAATCTGATCGGCAATCGTCCCTTTATAGAAGGCATCCGGGCCGTTTTCGGCAATCATCTCCAGACTTTTGGCGAGGTTGGTCTGCACCAGCTTGTCGCCCTTCTTCAGCGGTTCGCCCTCCTTCCAGAAGATCGCTTTGCTGTTCTCATGGTTGGGGAGCACTTCGCTGCCGTAGGTTTTTAGATCGTCGGCCAGGGCGTCGTTGACCTCAAAGCCGTCGCGCGCCAGCTTGATGGCCGGTTGCACCACTTTGTTCAGCGGCAGGGTGCCGTACTTATCCAGCGCCAGCGAGAAGCCCGCTACCGTACCCGGCGTGCCGGTCGCCAGATGGGAGGTGAGGGATTTTTTTACTGTCGGCGTTGCCCTGGTCGTCGAGGAACATGTCGCGCGTGGCCTGGGAGGGTGCCATTTCACGGAAGTCGATCGCCGTGGTCACGCCATCTTTAGTACGCAGCATCATAAAACCGCCGCCGCCGAGGTTACCCGCCTGCGGGTGCGTTACCGCCAGCGCATAGCCGACCGCCACCGCCGCATCCACCGCATTACCACCCTGCTTGAGGATATCCACCCCGACCTGGGTGGCGAGGGCATCCACCGAAGAGACCATCCCCTTCTGCGCCCGCACGGGATGGAACACATCTTCTTCCACGCCGTAGGAGACCGGGGGCGCGGCAGGCGGATTCGCTGCCACGCAAAACGTACCGCCTGCCGACAGGGCAGCAATCGCTACCCAGCGTAAAAACGTTGGTTTCATCATTGTTATTCTCCAGGTACAGGGACTCATGCTCCCGCTTAAGCCTGGTTCATAACTCTTAAAAAATCATCGTAGTGCAGGATCCGAGGTAAACTTAAAGGAGGCCTCAGAAGGAGGGAGTAACAATGAAACGACTGATTCTTGTTGCGGCGTTACTGCCGTTTGCCGTGCTCGCGCAGCCCATCAACACCCTGAACAACCCCAACCAGCCGGGCTATGAAAACCCCAGCCAGCAGCGGATGCAAAATCAGATGATGATCCAGCAGCAGCAGCAGACAGGGATGCTCAATCAGCAGCTGCAGACGCAGACCCGCGTTCAGCAGCAGCATCTGCAAACGCAGATGAACAATAATACTCTGCGGGTTCAGCAGAGCCAGCCGGGGGTGCAGGTTCTGCCTAACACCAGCGGCGGGATGCTGAGCGGCGTAGAGTCGTCGGGCGGCGTACAGCAGCAACATATGCTGCCGCAGCAGCAGAACGGCTCTATGCTGAATAACCCTTAGGGCTGAAAGTCCGGACCGATCAGGGCAATCGCATCGGTACAGATGCTATCCACGCCCCAGCGCAGCAGCTCTGCTGCCCGCTGGGGCTGGTTAACGGTATAGACCAGGATATGCAAACCGGCGGCCTTAATTGCTTTCACCCGCGCCTCATCCAGCAGGCGATGGTTGAGGTGAATCGACACGCAGCCCAGCCGGCTGGTCAGCTCGCGCCAGTCTTCACGCCACTCATCCAGCAGTAAACCGCGCGGCAGCTCGGGTGCCGCCGCCTGCGCCGCTTCCAGCGCGTCGATCTCAAACGACGACAGCAGCGGAGCGATCATCCCTTCCCACAGCTCACGCGCGGCCAGCGCAATCACCTTGCCGGTGAGCGGCCCGGTACCGGTGGTCGGTTTGATTTCGATATTGGCCATCATCCTTAGCTTCCGACAGCGGTCGGCCACCTCGGCCAGCAGCGGCAGCGGCTCGCCTTTGAACTCGCCGCTGAACCAGCTTCCGGCATCGACCTTCAGCAGATCGCGCCACGGCAGCTCGCCCGCCACGCCCCAGCCGTTGCTGGTGCGCTCGAGGTTGTCATCGTGCAGCAGGAAGATCTCCCCATCTTTCGACAGCTTAGCGTCGAATTCGATCATGGTGTGGCCGTAGCGCGCACCGACGTCAATCGCCGCCAGGGTGTTCTCGGGTGCCAGTTTACCGCCGCCCCGGTGGGCGACGATGCGGGGATAAGGCCAGTAACTCATACGCGTTGTCCTGTTTCGCCATCAAATAAGTGCAGATGATTTTCCGGCAGATGCAGCCACAGCGTGCTGCCCGCTTTCGGGCGCTCCTGATGCGACATGCGCACCACCAGCTTCTGCTCGCCCCAGCGTCCATGCGCCAGGTTATCGGCACCCAGCATCTCGAGGGTGTCCATTACCAGCGGCACCCCGCCTTCCGACTGGGAGCTTAGCGCAATATGTTCCGGGCGGATACCCAGCGTCATTTTGCGTCCGGCATAGCCGCGATAGAACCAGTTAATCGGCAGCGCCATGCCGCTCTCCAGTTCGAAATGGGTGCCCGCGGCGCTGATGCGCCCTTCCAGCAGGTTCATCGCCGGGCTGCCGATAAAGCTCGCCACAAATCGGCTGGCGGGCTTTTCATAGACTTCCACCGGGGTGCCAATCTGCTCGGCAATGCCTTTGTTCATCACCATCACCCGCTGGGCGAGGGTCATGGCTTCCACCTGATCGTGGGTGACGTACAGAGAGGTAGTTTTCAGTCGACGGTGCAGCTGCTGTAACTCAAGACGCATCTGCACGCGCAGCTTGGCGTCGAGGTTAGAGAGCGGTTCATCGAACAGGAACACCGCCGGATCGCGCACAATGGCGCGGCCCATCGCCACACGCTGACGCTGACCACCGGAGAGTTCGCGCGGACGGCGTTTTAACAGGCCGTCCAGCTCCAGAATGCGCGCCGCCTCTTTGACGCGTTCGTCGATATGGCTTTTACCCATCCCGCGGATTTTCAGCCCCCAGGCCATGTTCTCCTCCACGCTCATGTGTGGGTAGAGGGCGTAGTTCTGGAACACCATCGCAATGCCGCGATCTTTCGGCTCCATTTCGGTAACGCGCTGGCGGTCAATCCAGATATCGCCCGAGGTGACGCGCTCCAGCCCGGCGACCATCCGCAGCAGGGTCGATTTGCCGCAGCC
This Leclercia sp. S52 DNA region includes the following protein-coding sequences:
- the yhhY gene encoding N-acetyltransferase, with amino-acid sequence MSEIVIRHVEAADAEALRLINAHPGVYHDTLQLPHPAMDMWKERVAQKPGRRQLVACLDGQVIGHLVLDVMENPRRSHVATFGIGVSAEVQGRGAGSALMREMINLCDNWLRIERIELTVFVDNASAIALYRKYGFVVEGTGKKFALRNGEFVDAHFMARVK
- a CDS encoding DUF2756 family protein, which translates into the protein MKRLILVAALLPFAVLAQPINTLNNPNQPGYENPSQQRMQNQMMIQQQQQTGMLNQQLQTQTRVQQQHLQTQMNNNTLRVQQSQPGVQVLPNTSGGMLSGVESSGGVQQQHMLPQQQNGSMLNNP
- the ugpQ gene encoding glycerophosphodiester phosphodiesterase, with translation MSYWPYPRIVAHRGGGKLAPENTLAAIDVGARYGHTMIEFDAKLSKDGEIFLLHDDNLERTSNGWGVAGELPWRDLLKVDAGSWFSGEFKGEPLPLLAEVADRCRKLRMMANIEIKPTTGTGPLTGKVIALAARELWEGMIAPLLSSFEIDALEAAQAAAPELPRGLLLDEWREDWRELTSRLGCVSIHLNHRLLDEARVKAIKAAGLHILVYTVNQPQRAAELLRWGVDSICTDAIALIGPDFQP
- a CDS encoding sn-glycerol-3-phosphate import ATP-binding protein UgpC — translated: MAGLKLQAVTKSWDGKTQVIQPLTLDVADGEFIVMVGPSGCGKSTLLRMVAGLERVTSGDIWIDRQRVTEMEPKDRGIAMVFQNYALYPHMSVEENMAWGLKIRGMGKSHIDERVKEAARILELDGLLKRRPRELSGGQRQRVAMGRAIVRDPAVFLFDEPLSNLDAKLRVQMRLELQQLHRRLKTTSLYVTHDQVEAMTLAQRVMVMNKGIAEQIGTPVEVYEKPASRFVASFIGSPAMNLLEGRISAAGTHFELESGMALPINWFYRGYAGRKMTLGIRPEHIALSSQSEGGVPLVMDTLEMLGADNLAHGRWGEQKLVVRMSHQERPKAGSTLWLHLPENHLHLFDGETGQRV